CACTTCCGCCGAAGGTTCTGTGCAACGCACCAGAGCATGGAAGGAACGTGGGTTTGTTTATCAGCATGCGCCCGTGTTCATGGGCCCTGCCAATGCACTGGAAGGTACCGGCAACATCCTCGTGTCCGGCGACCAGGAGCTGATCAGCCAGCTGGAGCCTGAACTGGCGCCGTTCACCGGTAAAGTGCTCAACTTCGGTCCGGAACCGGGAAAAGCCGCCGCTATTAAACTGATGGGCAACCTCTTCCTGGTGACCTTCACCGCCGGCCTCTCTGATATGTTGTCTCTCTGCAAAGCGCTCAACATAAAAATGGAGGAAGTGTATTCCCTGTTCAACGCCTGGAACCCTGGCGCACAGGTAGTGCCACGGCTAAAACGCCTGACCTCAGGCACGTACGACCAACCGTCCTGGGAGCTGAACATGTCCCGCAAAGACACCCAGCTGTTTATGAACGCCGCTAAGGAAAACGGCACTCAACTCGCCGTTATCCCCGCGATCGCGGAAGAAATGGACCGCTGGATCGCTAAAGGCCACGGCAGCCAGGACTGGACCGTTATCGCAAAAGATAATATACCGTCATAACCGGTTGTCCCTCCGCCAGCCGGAGGGACTTTTTTTCTAACAACGATCTCCTTTCAACGGATGTCCAACCATCATAACACCGCCCCTGTGCAGGAATGGAGAACAGCAGCTGCTTTCAGGGCCGGTGACCAGCAACGGAAACATTATCTGCAACAATGGCAGCTGGGACCCGACGGCAAGCCATTCAAAACCTACGCCTGCTGGCTCCAACCGGTACGTTACCAACAACAGCCCGCCATGCTGAAAATAGCCCTCGAAACAGAAGAGCAACGCGGCGGTTTATTAATGGCCTACTGGAACGGCACAGGCGCCGTAAAAGTGCTGCAACAGCACGGGCCCGCATTGCTGCTGGAACGGGTCAACAGCACACCGCTACTGGCGGAAATGGCGCGTAACGGACAAGATGCTACCGCCAGCCGTATTATCTGCGAAGTGGCAGACCTGCTCCACGCCCCGCGTAGCACGCCGCCGCCCGCTCAACTGGTGCCACTGGAAAAATGGTTCGATGAGCTGCGCCCCGCGGCCGACAAATACGGTGGCATCCTCGGAGACGCACAGCTGATTGCACACGACCTGCTCCGTCATCAGCAGGAAATAAGCATTCTGCATGGCGATCTTCATCATGGCAACGTACTCGACGGCGGCAACAAAGGATGGCTGGCCATCGATCCCAAAGGATTATGGGGCGACCGTGGCTACGATTACGCCAATATCTTCTGCAACCCTGACCAGGAAACAGCCGGCACGCCCGGACGGCTCGCCGGACAGGTAGCGGTAGTCAGTACCGCCGCCCGCATAGAGCCTTCCCGCCTGCTGCGGTGGATCATCGCCTACGGCGGCCTCTCCGCCGCCTGGAGCCTCAACGCCGGCGAAGATGCCACCATAGCGCTGCGGACCGCCGAAACAGCCTATGCGCTCCTGTCATCCTAAATAAACATACTATGCCCGGCAAACAACAAAAGAGAAAACAGGTACCCACCCATAAAGCCCATTTCGGCAACGGGATTGAAATAAAATACACCCAGATAAAGCCCGGTACACTGGAAGCATTGGAACCGCACCGTGACGACTACTTCGTGTTCTTCCTGCAGGACAGCGGTCAAATGGAACTGATGATCGACTTCGCGCTTCATAGCCCCAAGGGCAAAGGCATCGGGTTCATCGCACCCGGACAGGTACATCACTATTTGGACAATGGTACTTCCCAGGGCTGGTTCCTTGCGGTAGAAATCCCGCTGGTACAGGACACCTGGCGCAATATCTTTGAAAACGCCAAAGGAGAACAACAATGTATTCCGGTGGACGATATCAGCCCTTTCACACAATGCCTTCAGCTGGTGTTTCAATACGATCAGCTGTCCGGCAGCGATCCCCTGCAACGCAAAGTACTGCATTCCCTGATTGACGCCTACGTAGGCATGGTGGCCGCAGCATTCCTGCAAGCCAGCGACAGCAGCCGGCAACAGAACGGCCGCGCAGCCATTATCACCCGGCAGTTCAAAGAACTGGTGAAAGAACATTTTCTCTCCCTGAAAAGCCCGGCCGCCTATGCAGAGAGAATGAACCTCTCCCTTTCCTATCTCAACGAAGTGGTAAAAGGACATACCGGCTTTCCTGTCAGCCACTGGATACAGCAGGAGTCCTTACGGGAAGCCAAACGGCTACTTTACTATACAGACCTTACTACTAAAGAGATCGCGTTCCGCACCGGCTTTGAAGATCATACCTATTTCACGCGCGTATTCCATAAGCTGGCGGGTGAAACGCCCCTGACCTTCCGTGCCAGATACCGCGATTTGTCCAATCTTTCCCTTTGATTGTCTATTTCCCGGGCAATGATTCATTCGTTGTTTTGCATGGTAAATAAATGCACATGGAAACAACTACTTTACGTCAACGCCGCATGGGGCTCCTTGAGAAAACCATTAACCGGCAAGGATCTGTGCTGGACGTTCGGCATTGGGAAACAACCGGTTTCTGCGAAATAGACCTTCACCTGCCCGGCGTGAACATGCACAACTGGCAGTCACCGCCTCATATCAAATGCCGCGTAGCGCCATATCACTATCGCGACTATACGCCGGCCCGCTGGAATGTCTCTCTCCGCACCTGTACCCTTTTTATTGATACCAGCCACGAAGGCGCCGGTGTTGAATGGGCGAAAAGCCTTTCCCCTGGCGACACCATGCACTATATCGGTGTGGATGGCACCCGGCAAAAAATAGTACAGGGCTCTCACCTCGTGATGATCGGTGACCAGAGCGCGATTGGACATTTCAACGGACTGCAGCAACTGGCAGCTTCCCACAACTGGATATCCGGCATGGTCGTAATACCCGAAGCAGCACACCGCCAGTTTGCACAGACATTTCCTGAACTACCACTGGATACCATGCCCAACACAACCTCACTGCTCACCCAACTGGAACAGCAGGCATTGCATCCGTCATGGCAATATTATCTCGCCGGCAACTCCCACCTGGTAGTGGCGGCCAGAAAAATATTAAAGGCAAGAGGCTGTGCCAGCGACCACATACAGGCGCTGGGATTCTGGAAATAAATTTATTCTGTCCTGAGGCTCCTGACAGGATTGGCCGTGGCGGCCTTTATAGATTGAAAACTGATGGTAAACAACGCAATGAGCAATGTTATACATCCGGAGAAAAGAAAGACGGTCCAGCTGAGCGGAATACGATAGGCAAATTCGTTCAGCCACCGGCTCATGGCCCACCAGGACACCGGCAGCGCGATCAGGTTGGCGATCAATATCAAACGGATAAAATCCAGGGTCAGCAAACGTACAATACTGCTCACGCCCGCCCCCAGCACTTTACGGACACCGATCTCACGGGTACGCACCTGCGCAGTGTAAGCCGTCAGCCCCAGCAAACCAAGGCAGGACACAAAAATGGCAATACCGGCAAATACGTTGAACAGCGATCCGGTACGCCCGTCAGCCCGGTAAATGTCGTCAAAGGTTTCGTCCATGAAATGATATTCAAACGGTATGTCCGGACTGTACTGCTGCCATATTTTCTCTAAGGCGGCAATGGCGCCGGGGGCTTCGCGCCCGCTGGTCTTCATCAGCAACATATCGTTACGTTCCGGCTTATAATAAAGCACTACCGGCTCTATCTTCACCCTGAGCGAAGCGAAGTGAAAATCTTTGATGACGCCAACAATAGTCCCCTCTTTTTTCCACAACCGGAAACGCTGGCCTACCGGGTTTTTGAGCCCCATTTCCCGTACGGCGGTTTCATTCAGGATATAATGCGCAGAATCTGCCGGTGTACCGGAGAAATTAGTTCCTGCCAACAACTGCATTTTAAAGAAAGGAATAAAATCCTTTTCAACGCTGAGCGGATACACCATCACCGTCTCTCCTTTTTCTTTGCCTTCCCATTGTGTATCGCCGGACTGTACGCCCAGCATGGCGATATTGCCGGAGGCCCTGACCATGCTTTTGATCTCCGGCTCGCGCAACATCCGTTCCCGGATGGCGTCGTAGTGCGCATTGCCTTGTGACAACTGGCACATCAGCACATGCTCTTTATCGTAACCGGGATTTTGTGTCCGCATAAAATGCAGCTGGCGCCCGATGATCAGCGTACCAGTAATAAGCCCGATGGAAATCGCGAACTGTCCGGTCACCAACACCCGGCGGAAAGTGATGTTGCGGATACCCGTTACCACTATGCCTTTGAGCGCCTTCAACGGCTCAAACGACGACAACATCAACGCCGGATAAATGCTGGACACCGCCAGTGTAGCCAGGCCGGTAATACCTACGAGCATCCAGAGGCGGCCACTCATAAAATTGATGACCAGCTCTTTTCCGGACAATTGATTGAACAACGGCAGCAACGCACTGGCTAATATCAGGGCTAACGCCAGCGACAATACGAAAACAAAAGCCGTTTCCAATATAAACTGCAGAAACAGCTGTCTCCTTTCCGCCCCAATGATCTTGCGCACACTCACTTCTTTGGCCCTTAATACCGCCCGGGCGGTGGAGAGATTCACATAGTTAATGGCAGAAATAGCCAGTATCAAAACAGCGATGATCGCAAAGATGCGCACTGTCTGCATCCCGTCTTCCCGCCCGTCGGCATCGTAAAGATGCATGCTGGCCAGTGGTTGCAGCAGGTATTCAATGTCAGTGTCTTCAGGGTTGTGCTCCAGGTGTATGTTGCGTAGCTGATTGGCCAGCGCGGCGGTTTTACTGCCAGGCTGTAGAAAAAGATACGTATGAAAATTATATTCATTCCACTCCTGGTCGGCATATTTCCCCTTGCCGGCGTAGAACATGTCATTCAATAACTGCATGGGAAAGAACAATTCCCCCTGTATGGAAGAGTTCTTGGGAAAATCCCTGATAATACCGCTGACGGTAAAACTGGTTTTGTCGTTGGCCATGATCACCTTTCCCAGCGGGGATACATTACCGAAATATTTATGCGCGGCTTTTTCCGTCATCACAACCGTATGCGGGTCAGGAAAAGGCTGGGCGGGGTTTCCCTGGACCAGCGGAAAATCAAACAATGAAAAAAGCGTCGTGTCTGTAAAGAATGCTTTGTTGGCAGCAAATAGCTGGTTGTTGTACCGGAAAGAAGACCAAACATAGTTATCGGCCATCCGCAACATGCCTTTCACTTCCGGGAGCCGGGCCTGCGCATTTACTGCAATAGGAGCGTTGGTGACGGTCCAGATGTGGCGGCTCACACCCGTGCCCACCCTGTTCTCCAGCCGGTACAGCTGGTCTTTGTGCCGGTGGAAGCGGTCAAAGCTACGTTCATCCTGCACCCACAGCAGGATCAGCAACCCAACCGCCAGCCCGGTAGTGAGACCGGCAATATTGATCAGGGAGTAAAATTTGTTTTTTACCAGGTTACGCCACGTGGTAAGGAAGTAACTTTTAAACATGATACCGGCTTTTATACAGACACTATTGTCAGCATATCCAGCGCCAATCTTACGCACCCATAGCTATCAAAATAATATAAATAGATTTTTTATTTAAACTGTTCGATTTTGATACACGCCTGTCCATTTCTGCGATGGGCCGTCAGAGCGTCTTTTCAAGCATGATCATATGTTTGCATTGTATGCCGTTTTCATAGATCGGCTCAGGGTAATGTTGTATAAAGAAGTCTTTGCGGATGGCGGTAATTTCAAAACCGCTGCGTTGGTAGAGATACAATTGTGCCACGCTGGAATTGCCCGTACCAATCACCAGTGTCCTGAAACCAAGGTCCCTGGCCTTTATCGCGGCATCGGTGAGCAGCTGTTTCCCCAGCCCTCTCCCCTGCCATGATTCATGTATGGCAATATTTTTCACTTCCGCTTTTTTATCTTCCAAAGGCGTCAGCACGTATACGCCTACACGTACATCGCCAATAAGGGCCACATACACGCGGGAATCACGGATATAGGAATCTATGATCTCCCGGGAGGGATCGGCCAGCAGCAACAGGTCATAAGGGAGTTCGTCTCCGGTTCCCAGCAGTTTAATCGTCATATTTTCGGCGGTGGGCATCATGCCGGGAAGATACACAAAAAGCGGGCATCAAAGTATGCCGGCTTTCTTTAACTCACTGGTTACACCTACGATCAGCTCATGCACCGTGTCTTCGTAAGTACCTTCCTGCTCGTTATTGACCCAGCAGCAGAGCAATGCTTTTACATTGCCACCGTCAATACTGTCGAAACGTACCGTGCGTGGCCGCTTCGGTATCACCGATTTATTTTTCTGTACGATGTCCAACATAATTTTTTCCGCCTCCGGCAGACGGTCGCTGACGGGCAGGGTAAAAGTGAGGTTAATGCGCCGCAGCGGTGTCAGGGAATGATTGATGATCGGTTTCTGAAAAATATCCTTATTGGGGATGATCACATGTAGTCCATCTGCTGTGATCATCGTGGTGGAGCGCAATTGAATGTTGTTCACCGTGCCGGTAAATCCGTTGGATTCAATGATATGCCCTACTGAAAAGGGTTTACGGAAGGTGATAAAAATACCGGAGATAAAGTTGGCTGTCAGGTCCTGAAATGCAAAGCCCAGTGCCAGTCCAATAATGCCCGCGCCGGCCAGCATAGAAGTGACCGCTTTGTCCAGGCGCAATACGTTCAGTGAAACAAAAAGCCCTATCAGCAACAACAACAGGTTAACAGTGCTGGCCACCAATCCGGAAATAGCTACAGTGTCTGTCATTTTCCATACCAGCCGATAGACCAGGCGCCGCATTAACCGGGCAAACAGCCAGAACATAAGCAGCACAATGATGGCCACCACCAGATTGGGTAACATTTTCACAGCTGCAACGCCCCATCTGTACAGCTTATCGAAAATCAGGTCTTGGTAACCGGTCCACTCGCCGGCTAAAATATGGGAATAATACATGTCCATTCCTAACACAAATTTCGGACACAAGTGTACAGCCACCTGACACAAGGCTGTAGCCGGTCTTCATCGTGGAACAACCTACACAAATCATGAAAAAACCGGGATAGGAATACCCCGGTTTATCATTAACCTACAACTGTTATAAAAGATATTCTTTTGTCAAAAAGGTTGACAGTAGCCACGGCAGCGGCAGTTTAGCTTCACAAATACATAATATGTTTCATGTTTTTGCAGTTCATGCTGATATGCTACCGAAGGTTGCGTCTGTCACGGCAAAAGTAATACAACCGGCGGTCCGGGGCATTGCACATTTCCCTGCTTTTATTGTATAAAACAAAGAAAATGACTGGCGGCAACGGCATGGTTTTTAGACCGGATAGGTGGAGAAAACAGCTCAAGTATGAACCATTTCTCGTTAGAAGGAGAACATGTAAAGATAGACTATAGTAATCCGGCACTCCCTCCTGCCGCCAGAAATTTTATGCCTGATGTATATCGCGACGGGCCTGAATATTTCTGTGTACTGGGTGCAGGAAGCGATGCTGTCATCCTCGGCACCGGCAGTACTCCGGACGAGGCTATCAATGCATGGGAACAGGCCTACCATGACAAGGCAGGCCGGTAGCGTACCGGTTTTATTTTCCATCCGTAAATCTTTTTTTATGCCAGCAGAAGAAAAAACAACCGGCTCTGACCGTAGCAATGAGCACAAAAAGGTTACAGATGAAACGCTGCATCCGCAAGATCCACATAGCAGGGAACGGATAATACAACAGAAAAGGGCGGAAGAGGATATACCGGAACAAACACCTATTGACGATGAAGAACTGGCGGGAGACGAACCGCTGACGGAAGACCTGTAACCGATGACATGAAATTTAGAAGGGACCGCCGGTAGCGGTCCCTTCGTATATACGGTAACGTTATACCGGCAAAAAAACGTATAGTCCTCAGCTCACCTCGAACATAAAAAACGGATGTTTATAGCCGGCGCCCAGCAGTATCGGCTTTGCCACATTGAAGACTTTCACGTCGCCGAGATGGCCTTCCAGCCGGCCATGGTGCGCATGACCATGGAAAGCGGCAACTACCTTGTGGCGGGCAAGCGGCTCCGCCAGCCTGGAAGAGCCCAGAAAAGGATAGATCTGTTCCGGCTCACCGGCAATTGTTTCCGACACAGGTGAATAATGCAGCAGCGCGAGCTTTTTCATGCCCGGATGCTCTTTCTCTATTTTGGCCAGCGCCCTGTCCAGATGCAGCGCTTCATCCACCGCCTCCTGCACAAACGCCTTCATCGCGTTTTCGCCGAACATGGACAGCATGTGACCGTCGAAACCGCCACCAAAGCCTTTCACACCGGCAAAACCGATATCATGCACCACAATAGCCTCTCCATCGAGGATATGTACATTGGTAATACCCTGGATCATGTTACAGATAATTTTCTGCCGTCCTTTTTCACAGTCATGGTTGCCCATCACCCCGATAACCGGGATATTGCAGACTTTCAGTTCATCGTATAATACCGCGGCTTCTGATTCGTCGCCGGTGTCGGTCAGGTCGCCACATAGCAGCAGGATATCTGCCTGCGTAGCCACTTCCTTGAAGCATTCGGTCCATTGGCCTTTGTCCGCCGCCGTTATATGCAGATCTGCCACAGCAGCAATGCGGACAGGATGTTTGGTATCGGTCATGACTATACGGTTTTAATAGTGTATGCTTTATAATTCCATATTTTGACGTCGATTTCGTATTGGGTCTGGTCGATGAAAGGACCGCGGCAGACCTTTTCCACCGCCGGTGGCAGTTCATACTGCTGACGGGCCCTGTCCATCAGCTCATCAAACAGCCAGCGCGGAATGATGTCCGGATAATCAGCGGGATATACGAACTGGAATATCAACAGTTGCGCCAGTAACAGATGCCAGTGCTGATCGAGCCGGAAAAGCAGCCGTTTCCAGTCGAACGGCTTGCACCGCAGCAGGATATGGTTCACGTCCGCACCATCGAAGCGTTCGCGGTTCTGCACATAAATCTTGCACCATACCAGTTCTTCCGGGGCCATCAGTTTCACCGGCACCTCTTCAAAGGTGGTGCTGACGGTGTGCTGGTACCAGGTATCATCTACCCGGCAGATATTGTTGACCGTATCAAAAATGATATCGATAAAATAATCGCCTTTATACACTTTTGCGAGCCAGCGTACGTCAGTAAGTTCTACCCGGTAGCCGGGTTGCACGGAAAAATATTGCAGGATTTTAGGGTATTCGGTCCATTTGCAGAAAATATCCAGGTCTTTGGTGTCACGGTAGATACCGGTATAAAAGAACATGGCAAAGGCGCCGCCGAGCATATAGTCGGCGCCGCTGGCGTTCAGGTGGTGGAGCGCTTCCTGGTAAAAAGTATGTGCTTCCCTGTTGGATTCGTCCGGGCATGTTTTCATATCACCGTGTTTTTATACGGTGACAGGGATAAAAACTATGGCTGTCCCTGATAACGCACGGACAGCACAAATCCTTCCCGGATGGGCAGTAAAATACCCATCCGGATGCAGACTGAATGAGGAAGAAAAGCTACAAAAATCAGACAGCCGTCCCTGCAGTTAGCTGGCGATGGCTTGTCTGTTGTATTTGTTACGGTACTCCTGCGGAGAGAGGCCCGTGATTTTTTTGAAGGTGGTACGGAATGCTTTGGTGTCGGTGTATCCTACTTTATACATTACTTCGCTTACGTTTTCAGAACCTCTTTCCAGGCTGTTTTTGGCAGCTTCAATTTTTACGCGCTGCATATATTCAACGGCCGTATTGGAGGTAGCCTTTTTAAAACGTCTTTCCAGGTTTCTGCGGCTGAGGGAGAACATGGTGGCCAGCTGGTCTACCGTGATTCTTTCCGAGAAATTATTTTCGATGTATTCCTGGGCTTTACGGATAGGTTCATCATCATGGCTTTTCTGGCCTTCAAAGATGATAAAGGGTGATTGGTTGCTGCGTTCGAATTCAATTTCAAACATCTTGGAACAGAGGATGGCCAGTTCCTTGCCGGCGTATTTCTCCACCAGGTAGATGATCAGGTTGTAGAAGGAGGCCGCCCCGCCACTGGAGTAGATACCACCTTCATCTGTAATGATTTTTTCTGAGACCAGCTGTACGTCCGGGAACATCTTCCGGAAATGGTGAGCGGCAAACCAGTGGGTGGCACATTTTTTTCCGTCCAGCAATCCGGTGGATGCCAGCAGGAATGCGCCCACGCAAAGGCTGGCCACTTCGGCGCCTTTATGGTGCTGCTTTACAATCCAGGGGAAGAATTCCTGGTTCTGACTGATCACCTGTTGCATGTCACCGTTCACCGCAGGAATAACAATCAGGTCTGTCTGACTGACTTCATCCAATGTGAGGTCCGGTGTTACAGCAAAAAGACGGTGGTAGGTTTCTGCTTCCCGTGCAAGCCCCACCAGCTGCACTTTAAATAAAGGAGATCTGCCCGATGCGGCCAGAAAGTCATTGACCTTGTTAAACACAGTAAATGAGCCTTCGATGCAAGATAGGGCTACATCACCTTTGGGGACGAGGATGGATATGTGTTTCATGTACCAAATATAAAAAAAACCAATGTCGTAAACAACCTCCTTTTTTGTCGTAATAGAGGCCCCCGGATATAAAAATCCGACAGTAAGTTTGTATTCGCCAAATATTATATTTATGAGAAAAGTATTAACACCGTTCGAACCCCTTTTATCATGAGCTACCGGTTAACAAAAGTAGTGGGGAAAGTAGTGACGGCCTACAGGCGAAGGCAGGAAGACCCGTTGTTTGACTGGCTGGTGGAAGACATGCAGCTACTGCTGCGGGAAATGGTTTTTGCTGCCCATCTGATACTCAAATGAGCAGCAAAAAAAGAATTATAACTCGCGTACCCAGATGTTCCGGAAGCTCAGTGGCTCGCTCTTGTCACCGTGGGCCTGCAGCTTGATAGGGCTTGGACCATGTGCCTGACGATAGGCCGGAGTACCGATATACTGGGTAGGACCTTTCAGCTCCACATTGTTCTGTACCAATACCCCGTTAAACAGTACGGTCACCCTGGCCGGGCTTACCAATTTGCCATCGCTGCCAAATACAGGCGCTGTCCAGATCACATCATATGCCTGCCATTCACCCGGCTTGTTAATAGGATTGGCCAGCGGAACATGTTGTTTGTAGATGCTGCCCGCCATGCCGTTTGTATACGTCTTGTTATTGTAGGAATCCAGTACCTGCAACTCATAGCCTGCATCGCCTTTGCCAATGGAAGCCAGGAATACGCCGCTGTTGCCCCTGCCCTGACCCGTGCCGGTAATGTTGGCCGGTACACGCCATTCGATATGCAGCTGATAGTTGTTAAACGTTTTTTTGGTTTCGATGTTACCTGCCTGTTTGTTGACTGTCAGGATACCTTTAGACACGTCCCATTTGGCAGGTGTGTTCCTGTCGTCTGCCATTACCCATTGGTCAAGGTTGGACCCGTCAAACAGGACAATGGCATCAGAAGGAGCGTCTCCACATTTTTTGCCGGGCTTCACTTCCGGCGGAACGGGATTGTAGATTTCGGTATCTTCCGGTTTGGCTTTCTGGTCCTGTGCCTGTGCCATATAACATCCGCCGGCTAAGAGGGCGGTCAGTATGATTTTTCCTTTCATAAAATATTTGTTGAGTTAGGTTGATGTTTATTTTTTACCGGCAACCAGCATACTGCTGACGAGCTGTTGCCATTCTGTTTCCAGTCCTACAGCGGGGCTTTTTTCCCCTGCCCTGCGGTACCAGTAGTCTGCGTTCCACTGGTCGCCTTCAACGCGGTGCAGATAGGCGTGAATATGGGCCGCATCGCGGTCTGGCAGGTCCTGGACCAGCTCATGCGCATGGTCCCAGTCACCTTTGCCTGCATACCACAATGCCTGCAAATACACTGTCAGCCCATCAGGGGGCCGGGCAGCATTCATGGCAGTCATAAATGTTTGTAAATCCATGGTGAGTTCTTTTACGTGGAATATGTTTTCACGCACAAGATAGCTATTAAAATGCATTGTCGCAATGCACCCCGTGAAAAGTCATAGTTACACCCTCCGGGGGCGGTGAAAGCATAGTAAGTTTGTATCAAAACCCACATGTTATGCGACAAGCACTCATCAATGAAGTAGAAACCACCGGCAACGCACTGCTGGAAACAGTATCCTCCTTTTCCGCAGCGCAGATCAATGCCCGTCCGTTTG
The Chitinophaga varians genome window above contains:
- a CDS encoding DUF1080 domain-containing protein codes for the protein MKGKIILTALLAGGCYMAQAQDQKAKPEDTEIYNPVPPEVKPGKKCGDAPSDAIVLFDGSNLDQWVMADDRNTPAKWDVSKGILTVNKQAGNIETKKTFNNYQLHIEWRVPANITGTGQGRGNSGVFLASIGKGDAGYELQVLDSYNNKTYTNGMAGSIYKQHVPLANPINKPGEWQAYDVIWTAPVFGSDGKLVSPARVTVLFNGVLVQNNVELKGPTQYIGTPAYRQAHGPSPIKLQAHGDKSEPLSFRNIWVREL